From the Cryptomeria japonica chromosome 2, Sugi_1.0, whole genome shotgun sequence genome, one window contains:
- the LOC131055807 gene encoding uncharacterized protein LOC131055807, translated as MIKDVAAYLLRMYEIVNTIRGLGEIVEDSTIEQNFLRSLPWRFDAKVLAIEEMKDLDTLKMVKLHGILTAYEMSSKKEKPSKREASFKASKKAKKKEPKPSNSFDDESDKEEDKVEETKGKENDEMDGGVDLEEELICALNEIKKSKKKNLKQKLQLQEDCESKKTLKYISKQKKDREELCHIGSPPPTSASGSASTATSVGCVGEGSSMPPFHPSASASASTSIPTPSHTFGPRVRKSKIDNFFVPRTTPSAQPSLESMSWNKEVHDAGRKAICKFWYFCNIPFIAARSSYWQGMIDAITICGPGFKAPSDTELSGPLLLEMVEDMKVDLEDNRQSWSQKGCTIMTDGWTDRRNRTLLNFLVSSGGSTMFLKSIDASSHVKNAAYLCEAIEEVIDEVGEENVVQVVTDNAASYVAAGKLLMERHPKIFWSPCAAHCLDLMLEDIGKLGWVKECVERAKNICKFIYNHALVLSIMRQYMGERELARPGITRFASNFLTLKSLLKSKASLRCMFVGEEWTSSSYATTTAGMDVVDCIFDELGFWIPCAEIVQVTEPLVVLLRVVDGEKPAMGYIYEGMDRAKEAIRSIYAGVEDKYRPIWDIIDRRWHNQLHRPIHAATYYLNPSFRFRADFKADEEVLSGLYSVVQRMVTDTTATLLEMDAFNNASGAIFASQLCKEGRTKLQPDRWWQMFGPSTPNLQKIAIRILSQPCSASGCERNWSMFEHIHSKRRNRLSVERLNDLVFVHYNLRLRTRQILDDDSSPITLEEVDPESDWLTESTDPVFTDEDLEWVDQADREAEAAAMAKEDRARSGTTPMATQIGTSQAETMATQSSRTYLRRLCRRQIDEAEPEPKP; from the exons atgatcaAAGATGTTGCAGCCTATCTACTTCGCATGTATGAAATTGTTAACACCATAAGAGGTCTTGGTGAGATAGTTGAAGACTCAACAATTGAGCAAAATTTTCTAAGATCTCTTCCTTGGAGGTTTGATGCCAAAGTCCTTGCTATCGAAGAAATGAAAGATCTTGATACACTCAAAATGGTTAAGTTGCATGGAATTCTCACAGCTTATGAAATGAGCAGCAAAAAGGAGAAACCATCTAAGAGAGAGGCAAGCTTCAAAGCCTCAAAGAAGGCAAAGAAGAAGGAGCCCAAGCCAAGCAATAGTTTTGATGATGAATCAGACAAAGAGGAAG ACAAGGTAGAGGAGACAAAAGGGAAAGAGAATGATGAAATGGATGGGGGAGTAGATTTGGAAGAGGAACTTATTTGTGctttaaatgaaataaagaaatctaagaagaagaatttgaagcaaaaATTACAGCTTCAAGAGGATTGTGAATCTAAG AAAACTTTGAAATACATAAGCAAACAAAAAAAAGACAGAGAGGAGTTATGTCATATTGGTTCCCCTCCACCCACATCCGCATCTGGCTCCGCATCCACAGCTACATCCGTAGGttgtgttggagagggttcttctATGCCTCCCTTTCATCCTAGTGCTTCTGCTAGTGCGAGTACTTCTATTCCTACTCCTAGTCACACTTTTGGTCCTAGAGTGCGAAAATCTAAGATAgacaatttttttgtaccacgcactACTCCTAGCGCACAGCCCTCGCTTGAGAGCATgtcttggaacaaggaggtccatgatgcaggaagaaaagcaatttgcaagttttggtacttctgcaacattccatttattgcagccag GTCTTCTTATTGGCAAGGCATGATTGATGCAATAACCATTTGTGGGCCGGGGTTTAAAGCCCCCAGTGATACTGAGTTGAGTGGCCCTCTCTTgttggaaatggtggaagatatgaaaGTTGACCTAGAAGACAACCGCCAATCTTGGAGccagaagggttgcaccatcatgacagatggttggactgataggaggaatagaacactcctaaattttcttgtttccagcggag gATCCACCATGTTTTTGAAGTCCATCGATGCTTCCTCACATGTCAAAAATGCGGCATACTTATGTGAGGCCATTGAGGAAGTTATAGAtgaggtgggggaagaaaatgtggtgcaagtggtgacggataatgcagcaagttatgttgctgcag gaaaacttttgatggagaggcacccaaaaatcttttggtctccatgtgcagcccattgccttgacctcatgctggaggatataggtaagcttggatgggtgaaagaatgcgttgaaagggccaagaatatatgcaaatttatttacaatcatgcattggtccttagcattatgaggcaatacatGGGGGAAAGGGAGTTGGCTCGTCCTGGTATAACGAGATTTGCCTCAAATTTCCTCACATTGAAATCCTTGTTAAAATCAAAGGCATCTTTGAGGTgcatgtttgttggtgaggagtggacttcctcatcctatgctacgaccactgcagggatggatgtagtagattgcatttttgatgagctaGGTTTTTGGATCCCTTGTGCAGAGATCGTGCag gtcactgagcccctagtagttctcctacgagttgttgatggggagaagcccgctatgggctacatatatgagggcatggatagggccaaggaggccattagatccatatatgctggagttgaggataagtataggcccatttgggacataattgatagaagatggcataaccaacttcataggcccatccatgcagcaactTATTACCTCAATCCATCATTTCGTTTCCGTGCTGATTTCAaagcggatgaggaggttcttagcggGCTATATTCAGTAGTACAACGTATGGTCACTGATACCACAGCTACACTTCTTGAGATGGATGCATTTAATAATGCATCAGGGGCAATCTTTGCCAGCCAATTGTGTAAAGAAGGTCGGACAAAATTGCAGCCAG atagatggtggcaaatgtttgggccttcaaccccaaaccttcaaaaaattgccatccgcatattgagccagccgtgcagcgcttctggatgtgagcgcaactggagcatgttcgagcacatccactcgaagaggcgaaatagattgtctgtggagaggttgaatgatctagtctttgttcattacaacctccgtctcaggaccagacagattttggacgatgactcctctccgatcactctagaggaagtcgaccccgagtccgattggctcactgagtccaccgatccagtcttcactgatgaggaccttgagtgggttgaccaggcagacagagaggctgaggctgcGGCTATGGCaaaggaggatagagcacgatcaggcacaacacctatggctactcagattggcacatcacaggcagagactatggctactcagtcatccaggacctaccttagacgcctttgtaggaggcagatagacgaggctgagccagagcctaagccatag